ACAAATTCCGTGCATTTCACTGACTGCCTCGCAAATTCCGATCATTACCGATGTCGAACATGGCAAAGCCCGCATTTTGAATATCGGCGTCGAGAGAATCAAAAAAGAATTATCGCAAAATAAAATCGTCCTCATTGCAGGCTTTCAGGGAATTACCGAAGAGGGAGAAACAACAACTCTCGGCCGGGGCGGTTCCGACACTTCCGCTGTGGCGATTGCCGCCGCTTTGAAAGCCGATCTTTGCGAAATTTATACCGACGTGGATGGAATCTATACGGCGGATCCAAAAATAGTTCCCGATCCCAAACTACTCAAAAAAATTTCGTATGAAGAAATGTTGGAGATGGCCGATAGCGGGGCAAAAGTTTTGCAAACACGCTCTGTGGAGTTGGCGGCGCGCCACCGTGTTCCATTGGTCGTCCGATCTTCCTTTAATGACACTCAGGGCACGGAGGTTGTGGGCGAAGATGAATCGCTGGAGAAAATTCTCGTGGCGGGTATCACGTTGAACAAACAGGAATCCAAAATTGCGATTCGACATATTCCATCTGGAGAAGCTCCTTTCGGAGGAGGGGTTTT
This Deltaproteobacteria bacterium DNA region includes the following protein-coding sequences:
- a CDS encoding aspartate kinase gives rise to the protein MLIVQKFGGTSIANLERIRSAGQRVLKTCGEGHQVVVVLSAPAGETDSLLKLAGEFSEHPDPRECDSLVSLGEQKSIALLALYLKSQQIPCISLTASQIPIITDVEHGKARILNIGVERIKKELSQNKIVLIAGFQGITEEGETTTLGRGGSDTSAVAIAAALKADLCEIYTDVDGIYTADPKIVPDPKLLKKISYEEMLEMADSGAKVLQTRSVELAARHRVPLVVRSSFNDTQGTEVVGEDESLEKILVAGITLNKQESKIAIRHIPSGEAPFGGGVLAKFFSPLAEAGINVDMLVVNFGGDWTCLWAFTVAKEDFRKTLRLAETVA